In Epinephelus fuscoguttatus linkage group LG15, E.fuscoguttatus.final_Chr_v1, a genomic segment contains:
- the LOC125901993 gene encoding poly(A) polymerase type 3-like: MSRSTETEAPLFPDTTQWYGLTPPISEDLPEEADLIHTASLTEILRSNDVFEDHLELQHRERVVKRLESLYKEWLKEMCVQMNVPETVTAHVGGKLVPFGSYHLGVHSKGADIDVLCVGPGFLERKDFFTSFFQKLKAHEDVKDIRAIEEAYVPVIKLSFDGIEIDLVFARVQRKSVPDNLDLLDNNLLKGLDKQCVKSLNGYRVTEEILRSVPNIYNFRLTLRAIKLWAKHRKIYSNMLGFLGGVSWAILVARICQVYPNATLSTLVTKFFKVYNMWEWPTPILLKRADDCHFNLPVWDPRVNVSDRFHLMPIITPAFPQQNTAVNVSPSTLTIITEEIQRGFAITEEIQQQNTDWTKLFEKPDFFEKYEHYILLEATSGTETQHREWVGLVESKIRLLVGRLERNVNISMAHIHLQSFPGPRNCNVKDRMSTKWLIGLLFDMNGSKHLKIDLTLELLSFSDTIYSQAKSCNMYKEEMTVSATYMSRNNLSWEMPNGECKSVYSPKLKPTVSRQVSATAAASHTPAVSTGPAATKRKGCFESEMPSKKARTDTESVSAAKGSAVRPLVPSKAAPPTTTPLAKKRPRSPQSETSSKKSKADEEPAKATCSQSSADVAPGVSLSQRSQSAISGGTKRKRSPERETHNVKADLSPPTEELSGLITDYLKPVSPVRRAIKLQLIRRHKRLSS; encoded by the exons ATGTCTCG TTCAACTGAGACTGAAGCTCCACTGTTCCCAGACACCACACAGTGGTATGGGCTCACTCCCCCAATCAGTGAGGATCTGCCTGAAGAGGCTGACTTGATCCACACCGCATCCCTGACTGAGATTTTGAGATCTAATGATGTTTTTGAGGACCACTTGGAGCTGCAACACAG agAGAGAGTTGTGAAACGACTGGAGTCCCTCTATAAGGAGTGGCTCAAAGAAATGTGTGTCCAAATG AACGTACCTGAAACAGTCACCGCACACGTTGGCGGCAAGCTGGTCCCGTTTGGCTCCTATCATCTGGGGGTTCACTCAAAAG GAGCTGATATCGATGTCCTCTGTGTCGGACCCGGTTTCCTGGAGAGGAAAGACTTCTTCACCTCCTTCTTTCAAAAGCTGAAAGCTCACGAGGACGTCAAAGACATACGG GCCATTGAAGAGGCGTATGTCCCCGTCATCAAACTGTCCTTCGATGGAATTGAG ATTGATTTAGTGTTTGCCCGGGTGCAACGCAAAAGCGTCCCTGACAACCTGGACCTCCTCGACAACAACTTGTTGAAGGGTTTAGATAAACAGTGCGTCAAGAGTCTCAACG GCTACAGAGTCACAGAGGAGATCCTCAGGAGTGTGCCCAACATTTATAACTTCAGGCTCACCCTGAGAGCCATCAAGCTGTGGGCCAAAc aCAGGAAGATCTACTCCAACATGCTGGGCTTCTTGGGCGGTGTCTCATGGGCCATACTGGTAGCCAGAATCTGCCAGGTGTACCCAAACGCAACACTGTCCACCCTGGTGACCAAGTTTTTCAAGGTCTACAATATGTG gGAGTGGCCGACCCCAATTCTGCTGAAGAGAGCAGATGACTGCCACTTCAACCTCCCTGTGTGGGATCCCAGG GTTAATGTAAGCGATCGCTTCCACCTGATGCCCATCATCACCCCAGCATTCCCGCAGCAGAACACCGCAGTCAACGTGTCTCCCTCCACCCTGACCATCATCACAGAGGAGATCCAACGTG GCTTTGCCATCACAGAAGAAATCCAGCAGCAGAACACAGACTGGACCAAACTCTTTGAGAAACCAGACTTTTTTGAGAAATATGA GCACTACATTCTGCTGGAAGCTACGTCAGGTACAGAGACGCAGCATCGTGAATG GGTTGGCCTGGTGGAGTCTAAAATCAGGCTCCTGGTGGGACGTCTGGAGAGAAATGTCAACATTTCCATGGCCCACATTCACCTGCAGTCCTTCCCTGGACCAAGAAATTGCAACGTCAA AGACAGAATGAGCACCAAGTGGCTGATCGGACTGCTCTTTGATATGAACGGGTCTAAACACCTAAAAATAGACCTGACCCTCGAACTCCTCTCCTTCAGTGATACAA TCTACAGTCAGGCAAAGAGCTGTAACATGTACAAGGAGGAGATGACCGTATCGGCCACCTACATGAGCAGGAACAATCTCAGCTGGGAGATGCCTAATGGAGAGTGCAAAAGCGTTTACAGTCCAAAATTGAAGCCCACAGTGAGCCGCCAAGTCTCTGCCACTGCAGCAGCGAGTCACACACCAGCTGTCAGCACAGGCCCGGCAGCCACAAAGAGAAAAGGCTGCTTTGAGTCTGAGATGCCATCCAAGAAGGCCAGAACTGACACA GAATCTGTGTCTGCGGCTAAAGGCTCAGCTGTTCGACCACTGGTGCCCAGCAAAGCTGCCCCACCAACCACGACTCCACTGGCCAAAAAGAGACCTCGTTCTCCTCAGTCAGAAACTTCATCTAAGAAGTCTAAAGCTGACGAGGAGCCAGCCAAAGCCACCTGCTCTCAGTCCTCTGCAGATGTCGCACCAGGTGTCTCACTCAGTCAGAGATCTCAAAGTGCAATATCAGGAGGCACCAAGAGAAAGCGTTCTCCTGAGCGTGAGACACACAATGTAAAGGCTGACCTG AGTCCACCCACTGAAGAGCTGTCAGGGCTGATTACTGACTATCTCAAGCCTGTTTCACCTGTAAGACGAGCCATCAAGCTCCAGCTGATCAG AAGGCATAAACGACTCAGCTCCTGA
- the ackr4a gene encoding atypical chemokine receptor 4 yields MDVSEEDYYYYHENISFNFSYDDYPVLCEKGDVRSFAALFLPIIYTLCLVVGLAGNGLVVAVYAYHKRLKTMTDTFLTHLAVADLLLLFTLPFWAADAARGWELGVVVCKMVSACYTVNFTCCMLLLACISLDRYLALARVRGEGQRGRLQRIFSRRHCWKVCLVVWVTAFILGLPDLILSEVRWTSNRNVCLAVYPPSMAGGGKAALEIAEVLLGFLLPLLVMVICYCSVGQALKALPVESRGKKWKALRVLLIVVGMFVVTQLPYNVLKVYRAMDSVYALVTHCGTSKVLDHATQVTESLALTHCCLNPILYAFMGSSFRQHMMKVAKKFGEERRKRRKRRENPAEEEEMEMSFNSHSASQETNTFSI; encoded by the coding sequence ATGGATGTCTCAGAGGaggactactactactaccatgAAAACATCAGCTTCAACTTCAGCTACGACGACTACCCTGTCCTCTGTGAGAAGGGTGACGTCCGTTCCTTCGCAGCCCTCTTCCTCCCTATCATATATACTCTGTGTCTGGTGGTGGGACTGGCAGGAAACGGTTTAGTCGTGGCGGTCTATGCTTACCACAAACGCCTCAAGACCATGACGGACACCTTCCTGACTCACCTGGCTGTGGCTGACCTGCTCCTGCTCTTCACGCTACCCTTCTGGGCTGCTGATGCGGCGAGGGGCTGGGAGCTGGGGGTGGTCGTCTGTAAGATGGTGTCAGCTTGCTACACGGTCAACTTCACTTGCTGCATGCTGCTGCTGGCCTGCATCAGCCTGGACCGTTACCTGGCATTAGCCAGGGTGCGAGGTGAAGGCCAAAGAGGGCGGCTGCAGAGGATATTCAGCAGGAGACACTGCTGGAAGGTGTGTTTAGTTGTTTGGGTGACAGCTTTCATCCTTGGTCTCCCTGATTTGATACTCTCAGAGGTGAGATGGACATCTAATAGGAACGTCTGTCTGGCTGTCTACCCTCCATCGATGGCTGGAGGAGGTAAAGCTGCTCTGGAGATAGCAGAGGTGCTGCTGGggttcctccttcctctcctggTGATGGTGATTTGCTACTGTAGCGTGGGCCAGGCACTAAAGGCCCTCCCTGTGGAGAGCAGAGGCAAGAAGTGGAAAGCTCTACGTGTCCTTCTAATAGTAGTGGGTATGTTTGTGGTCACTCAGCTGCCTTATAACGTGTTGAAGGTCTACCGAGCGATGGACTCAGTCTATGCCTTAGTGACCCACTGTGGGACGAGCAAAGTATTGGATCATGCCACTCAGGTGACAGAGAGCTTGGCCCTCACTCACTGCTGCCTCAACCCCATCCTTTACGCCTTCATGGGCTCGTCCTTCAGGCAGCACATGATGAAAGTGGCCAAGAAGTTTGGCgaggagagaaggaagaggaggaagaggagagaaaatcctgcagaggaggaagagatggaaaTGTCATTTAACTCCCACAGTGCATCACAAGAGACAAACACATTCTCAATATGA